The following coding sequences lie in one Primulina huaijiensis isolate GDHJ02 chromosome 2, ASM1229523v2, whole genome shotgun sequence genomic window:
- the LOC140971186 gene encoding glutamate receptor 2.1-like has translation MKKEPCSHIVFFHLLFFFFFFFVCLMAKTALPQASPVGIKVGVILDMDDYIGVMGLNCVTMALEDFYAKNRHYKTRLVLNVRNSKGDVIGAAAAALDLLKNVEVQAIIGPMYSTQASFLIALGHKAQVPIITFSATSPSLSSTRSPYFIRATLDDSSQVQAIGALIKAFGWREIVPIYEDNEFGKGIMPYLSDAMEQANAHIPYRSVIASLETDDRILLELYKLMSMRTRVFIVHMRNTLGYRLFVKAKQLGMMSEEYTWIITDGMTYELNSMDPSAVEFMLGVIGVQPYIMRTEELDNFTSGYKEKFQQKNLRVRSQDLNIFGLWAHDSAIALAMAAEEASITKATFVKANVSRNSTDIEAFGVSNAGPKLIQALSRTTFTGLAGKFQLADGQLQSPPYEIVNVVGREFRVVGYWMKEYGIIRELKRTDAETKTYSISKSNLGSIKWPGDKTYPSKGWVIPTSGKKLKVGVPVKIGFTEFVRVTWNPDNSTIVEGFSIDVFDAVMAALPYGVPYEYVPFATFDHNRAGTYNDLSYQVYLGNYDAVAGDVTILANRSHYVDFTLPYLASGVSMVVPIKDDKSKNAWVFVKPLTWELWLTSFCSFVFIGVLIWILEHRINEDFRGPKWHQVGMIFWFAFSTMVFAQKERVINNLSRFVLIIWFLVVLIITQSYTASLTSMLTIQQLQPTVTDISVLLENKDYVGYSNTSFIYGLLKKMNFDESRLVPFNTPWEMDQLLSKGSGNGGITAAFHEIPYLEVFLSYYCSKYMMVDSTYKANGFGFVFPIGSPLARDVSKAILNVTESKKMVELERKWFGDKTKCQDAGSLNSPKSLGLRSFWGLFLIVGIVGLLAFTIYALKFLHEHWHVIQRSDPNSTIRSKVAELLQRFNNRDLTCHTFKNMKLAEKDNGCGGNYVDRSIYSSPQTYQKSPSNFSLGCPDTNCPPSPIFSSPEGQYLSFQGDHARSIENEDFSSPTEHNQSFHMQHGSLMENAVMNPAIELSRVNKQEIENARLDEIDQITSNPAEAIH, from the exons ATGAAGAAAGAACCATGCAGCCATATTGTCTTTTTTCATctactcttcttcttcttcttcttctttgtgTGCTTAATGGCGAAAACGGCCTTGCCACAGGCGTCCCCGGTCGGCATAAAAGTGGGCGTAATATTGGACATGGATGATTATATTGGAGTCATGGGGTTGAATTGTGTTACGATGGCACTTGAGGACTTTTATGCTAAAAACAGACATTACAAGACAAGGCTTGTTCTCAACGTTAGGAACTCCAAGGGAGATGTGATTGGGGCAGCTGCAGCAG CTCTAGACCTACTGAAGAATGTTGAAGTGCAAGCCATCATAGGCCCCATGTACTCCACACAGGCAAGCTTCTTGATTGCTCTTGGACACAAAGCTCAAGTTCCCATCATCACATTTTCAGCAACAAGCCCTTCTCTTTCGTCGACACGAAGTCCATATTTCATACGTGCAACACTCGACGACTCTTCACAAGTGCAGGCCATAGGTGCACTCATTAAAGCATTCGGATGGCGAGAAATTGTGCCTATATACGAGGACAATGAGTTCGGAAAAGGGATTATGCCATATTTGAGCGATGCCATGGAACAGGCGAATGCCCACATCCCTTATAGAAGTGTCATTGCATCACTAGAAACAGATGATCGGATTCTTCTAGAGCTTTACAAGCTCATGTCAATGCGAACTAGAGTTTTCATTGTCCACATGCGGAACACTCTCGGTTATCGACTATTCGTTAAAGCAAAACAACTAGGAATGATGAGTGAAGAGTACACATGGATTATAACTGATGGCATGACATATGAATTAAATTCAATGGATCCATCTGCCGTAGAATTTATGCTAGGAGTCATAGGAGTACAACCTTACATCATGAGAACAGAAGAGCTCGATAACTTTACCAGCGGATACAAGGAAAAGTTTCAGCAGAAAAATCTACGGGTTCGTAGCCAAGATCTTAACATTTTTGGATTGTGGGCTCATGACTCGGCCATTGCTCTAGCCATGGCAGCTGAAGAAGCATCAATCACCAAGGCTACATTTGTAAAGGCAAATGTTTCAAGAAACTCTACTGATATTGAAGCCTTTGGGGTCTCAAATGCTGGACCAAAGCTCATTCAGGCATTATCAAGAACCACATTCACAGGCCTAGCTGGAAAGTTTCAATTAGCTGATGGGCAACTCCAATCACCTCCTTATGAAATAGTCAATGTGGTTGGCCGTGAATTTCGGGTAGTAGGTTACTGGATGAAAGAATATGGTATTATCAGAGAACTAAAGCGCACAGATGCTGAAACCAAAACATACTCCATTTCCAAGTCCAACTTAGGTTCCATTAAATGGCCAGGTGACAAAACATATCCATCCAAAGGTTGGGTGATTCCAACAAGTGGGAAGAAATTGAAAGTTGGAGTGCCAGTAAAGATTGGTTTCACTGAGTTCGTTCGTGTTACTTGGAATCCTGATAATTCAACTATAGTGGAAGGATTCTCCATAGATGTTTTTGATGCAGTAATGGCAGCCCTCCCATATGGAGTACCATATGAATACGTTCCATTCGCAACTTTTGACCACAATAGGGCTGGTACTTACAATGATCTGAGTTATCAAGTGTACCTTGGA AATTATGATGCAGTCGCCGGAGATGTAACCATTTTAGCAAATAGGTCACATTATGTTGATTTCACACTCCCGTATTTAGCTTCTGGTGTGTCAATGGTCGTACCGATAAAAGACGATAAGAGCAAAAATGCGTGGGTATTTGTGAAGCCTTTGACTTGGGAGCTTTGGTTGACAAGCTTTTGCTCATTTGTTTTCATCGGGGTGTTGATATGGATCCTAGAACACCGAATaaatgaagatttcaggggcccTAAATGGCACCAAGTTGGCATGATATTCTGGTTTGCTTTTTCAACCATGGTCTTTGCTCAGA aggAGAGGGTGATAAACAACTTGTCTAGGTTTGTGCTGATTATATGGTTCTTGGTGGTTCTTATAATAACACAGAGCTACACCGCAAGTCTTACGTCCATGCTAACGATTCAACAACTGCAGCCTACCGTTACCGATATTAGCGTGCTTCTTGAGAACAAGGATTATGTGGGATATAGTAATACTTCATTTATATATGGACTTCTTAAAAAGATGAATTTTGACGAGTCTAGACTTGTGCCATTCAACACTCCATGGGAAATGGATCAACTCCTCTCCAAAGGGAGTGGAAATGGCGgcataactgctgcttttcatGAGATCCCATATCTAGAGGTGTTCCTTTCTTATTACTGTTCAAAATACATGATGGTGGATTCCACATATAAGGCTAATGGTTTTGGCTTT GTCTTCCCAATCGGTTCTCCTCTAGCGCGCGATGTTTCAAAAGCAATATTaaatgtcactgaaagcaaaaAGATGGTGGAGTTGGAACGAAAGTGGTTTGGAGATAAGACCAAGTGTCAAGATGCCGGTAGCTTAAATTCCCCCAAGAGTCTTGGGCTCAGAAGCTTTTGGGGGCTCTTTTTAATAGTTGGGATAGTGGGACTTTTGGCCTTTACAATCTATGCACTGAAGTTCTTGCATGAACACTGGCATGTCATACAACGTTCTGATCCCAACTCCACGATACGTAGCAAGGTGGCCGAGTTACTTCAAAGGTTCAACAACAGAGACCTCACATGTCACACTTTCAAGAACATGAAATTGGCTGAGAAAGATAATGGATGTGGGGGCAATTATGTGGACAGGTCAATCTATTCATCGCctcaaacttatcaaaaaaGTCCATCAAATTTCTCGCTGGGCTGTCCAGATACTAACTGCCCACCAAGTCCCATTTTCTCGAGTCCCGAGGGGCAGTACTTAAGTTTTCAAGGAGATCACGCGAGGTCAATTGAGAACGAAGATTTCTCAAGTCCCACAGAGCATAACCAAAGTTTTCACATGCAGCATGGAAGCTTAATGGAGAATGCTGTAATGAATCCAGCCATTGAATTGTCTCGAGTAAACAAGCAGGAAATTGAGAATGCAAGGCTAGACGAAATCGATCAGATTACCTCAAACCCTGCAGAGGCAATCCACTGA
- the LOC140971184 gene encoding gamma-tocopherol methyltransferase, chloroplastic isoform X1 has product MGSCAECSTWVYGGQLTNGCPPVYTSSSHIVVLKFAGLVGHNRKISSLKIGGRRRRRMIVNAAAATEKLQNGIAELYDESSGIWEDIWGDHMHHGFYDPGSDVSESDHRLAQIRMIEESLRFASVSDDSADNSLQKPRKIVDVGCGIGGSSRYLARKYEAECLGITLSPVQAQRAQALAAAQGLVGKVSFQVADALNQPFPDGKFDLVWSMESGEHMPDKAKFVNELARVAAPGGTIIIITWCHRDLSPSEESLTPQETALLNKICDAYYLPAWFSIADYIKLLQSLSLEDIKAADWSEFVAPFWPAVIRSALTWRGITSLLRSGWKTMKGALAMPLMVEGYKKGLIKFAIITCRKPAS; this is encoded by the exons ATGGGTAGCTGTGCAGAGTGCAGCACGTGGGTGTATGGCGGGCAGCTGACGAATGGTTGCCCACCAGTGTACACGAGCAGCTCCCATATAGTGGTCCTGAAATTCGCGGGGCTAGTTGGTCACAATAGGAAGATATCATCGCTGAAGATTGGCGGCAGGAGGCGGAGAAGAATGATCGTGAACGCGGCGGCGGCGACGGAGAAGCTGCAGAATGGGATAGCGGAGTTGTACGACGAATCTTCGGGAATCTGGGAGGACATATGGGGGGACCACATGCACCACGGATTCTACGACCCGGGATCCGATGTCTCGGAATCGGACCACCGGTTGGCTCAAATCCGGATGATCGAGGAGTCGCTGCGCTTCGCCTCAGTTTCGG atgattcaGCAGATAATTCATTGcaaaaaccaagaaaaattGTTGATGTGGGATGTGGAATAGGAGGCAGTTCAAGGTACTTGGCAAGAAAATATGAGGCCGAATGCCTAGGCATCACCCTTAGCCCTGTGCAGGCACAGAGGGCTCAAGCACTTGCGGCTGCTCAAGGATTAGTTGGCAAG gtTTCATTTCAAGTTGCGGATGCGTTGAATCAGCCATTTCCAGATGGCAAATTCGATTTGGTTTGGTCCATGGAGAGTGGGGAACATATGCCCGACAAAGCAAAG TTCGTTAATGAGCTTGCTCGGGTGGCTGCCCCTGGAGGAACCATAATCATAATCACATGGTGTCATAGGGATCTGTCTCCTTCCGAAGAATCCCTGACTCCACAGGAGACTGCACTACTAAACAAGATATGTGATGCTTACTACCTCCCGGCATGGTTCTCTATTGCTGATTACATAAAATTACTTCAATCCCTCTCCCTCGAG GATATTAAGGCTGCAGACTGGTCTGAGTTTGTTGCTCCATTCTGGCCAGCGGTGATAAGATCAGCATTGACATGGAGAGGCATCACTTCTTTGTTAAGAAGTG GGTGGAAGACGATGAAGGGAGCGTTGGCCATGCCGTTGATGGTGGAAGGATACAAGAAGGGCCTGATCAAATTCGCCATTATCACTTGTCGAAAACCGGCATCATAA
- the LOC140971187 gene encoding pentatricopeptide repeat-containing protein At2g13600-like, with translation MVQRRFNLNSTKSIYVSTIFKSPFSRTLHAGIHFPEIVDTGHSLSSRKNEILVRLTQKMSHLSLKGEVDHARKIFDQMRVRDLVSWNVMIRCYAENGMVENARELFDAMPERSSFSWNTMIMACMLAERIYMALKLFVVMPDKDVVSWTAMITGLCRSSLVDDAWRLFKQMPDANSVSWSCIVSGFQQNGFANESLMVFKEMLLVGIHPTPHLFSSALSACADLAMVSMSEQIYCQLLRRGFHGNTNVGNSAISMFVKVGSIHHARAVFLDLDKPDLVSWNAMITGFSQHGYGIEAMMAFHQMQKARFYPDSISYMGVLHGCSHCGFVKEGRRYFLSMKMDSGISPGPEHLSTMVDMYARAGKLKEAYTVIMELPFEPTSIFWRALLNGCRIWGDFKLGVFAVEQILKIERFNSSACSMVINIMALAGKWKEVATMRQLMKETEVKKELGCSWINMRGINHLFTTGDQAHPKGDQIFQIVELLAYDGAREHSETRGFLDIEIC, from the coding sequence ATGGTGCAAAGAAGGTTCAATCTCAACTCAACCAAATCAATATATGTTTCCACGATCTTCAAATCCCCCTTTTCACGTACTCTACACGCGGGTATTCATTTTCCCGAAATTGTGGATACAGGGCATTCTTTAAGCAGTCGAAAGAATGAAATTCTGGTGAGACTCACCCAAAAAATGTCACATCTTTCGCTCAAAGGAGAGGTTGATCATGCGAGAAAGATTTTTGATCAAATGAGGGTGAGGGATTTAGTTTCATGGAATGTGATGATCAGGTGCTATGCTGAGAATGGAATGGTTGAAAATGCGAGAGAGTTGTTCGATGCAATGCCTGAGAGGAGTTCATTTTCGTGGAACACAATGATCATGGCTTGTATGCTAGCAGAGAGAATTTACATGGCGTTGAAGCTATTTGTGGTAATGCCTGACAAAGATGTGGTGAGCTGGACGGCTATGATTACTGGATTGTGCCGTTCTTCGCTTGTCGATGACGCCTGGCGATTGTTTAAACAAATGCCTGATGCCAATTCCGTTTCTTGGTCTTGTATCGTGTCAGGTTTTCAACAAAATGGCTTCGCGAATGAGAGCTTGATGGTGTTCAAAGAAATGTTGTTGGTAGGAATTCACCCGACTCCTCATTTGTTCTCAAGTGCGCTATCCGCTTGTGCCGATCTGGCAATGGTTTCAATGAGTGAGCAAATATACTGTCAGCTTCTTAGACGAGGCTTTCATGGCAACACAAATGTCGGGAACTCAGCTATTTCTATGTTTGTCAAAGTCGGAAGCATTCACCATGCAAGGGCTGTTTTTCTTGACTTAGACAAACCTGATCTTGTGTCGTGGAATGCTATGATTACTGGTTTTTCCCAGCATGGGTATGGGATTGAAGCAATGATGGCTTTCCATCAGATGCAAAAAGCTCGGTTTTATCCTGATAGTATTAGCTATATGGGAGTTTTACACGGTTGTAGCCATTGCGGGTTTGTGAAGGAAGGGAGGCGGTATTTTCTCTCAATGAAAATGGATTCTGGGATTTCTCCGGGACCCGAACATCTTTCCACTATGGTAGACATGTACGCACGTGCTGGAAAACTTAAAGAAGCATATACAGTTATCATGGAGCTTCCTTTTGAGCCAACATCAATCTTTTGGAGGGCATTATTAAATGGATGTAGGATTTGGGGTGATTTTAAGTTGGGTGTCTTTGCGGTTGAGCAAATACTGAAAATTGAACGGTTCAATTCTAGTGCATGTTCAATGGTTATTAATATTATGGCTTTGGCTGGAAAATGGAAGGAGGTCGCAACAATGCGGCAACTTATGAAGGAAACAGAGGTTAAAAAGGAGTTGGGCTGTAGTTGGATTAATATGAGGGGgataaatcatttatttactACAGGGGACCAAGCACATCCAAAGGGAGATCAGATTTTCCAGATTGTTGAGTTATTGGCATATGATGGAGCTAGAGAACATTCGGAAACAAGGGGATTTTTGGATATCGAAATTTGTTAA
- the LOC140971185 gene encoding BTB/POZ domain-containing protein At5g03250-like, producing MACMKLLGSKSEAFHRDGQTWHCTSGLQSDVTVEVGEMSFHLHKFPLLSRSALLEKLIGELTSADSSTCLFQLTQLPGGAKAFELVAKFCYGVKIELTSMNVVSLRCAAEYLQMNEEYGDGNLIAQTEAFLVEVFGSWTDTINALETCEEVLPHAEELHIVSRCINSLAMKACADPKLFNWPAAGCSEAGKATGTVLWNGICTSTKPQPMSDDWWYEDVSFLSLHLYKRLIQAVEAGGMRPENIAGAIVFYAKKYVPQMNRQSSFKNLNSGSTISVPSEADQRTLLEEIVELLPNQKGVVHTRFLLRLLHTAMVLQSSPSCRENLERRVGLQLDQAALEDLLIPNMGYSVETMYDMDCFSRILGHFMSMEQASASASPCIVEESQIMDGTHSLASITMVANLVDAYLADVAPDVNLKLQKFQSLAAAVPDYARPISDGIYRAIDIYLKAHPWLTDSEREQICRLMNCQKLSLEASTHAAQNERLPLRVIVQVLFFEQLRLRTSISGWFFVSDNLENSQNPSSVVSASKNGGCHQRVVSRGRVSCAEDMKERISDLEKECQSMREEFHKLVRAKRGWSFFCKRRSHPCNSKSSKHCSIKAEPPFVKEDQYHANNHAENKGPGC from the exons ATGGCGTGCATGAAGCTGCTGGGCTCTAAATCGGAAGCATTTCATCGCGATGGCCAAACATG GCATTGCACATCTGGTCTCCAAAGCGATGTTACGGTCGAAGTCGGGGAGATGTCCTTTCATCTTCACAAG TTTCCTCTGTTGTCGCGAAGTGCGCTACTCGAGAAGCTTATCGGAGAACTAACGAGTGCCGATAGTTCTACCTGTCTCTTTCAACTTACTCAGCTACCTGGAGGCGCTAAAGCTTTTGAGCTAGTAGCGAAATTTTGCTACGGTGTTAAAATAGAACTCACGTCGATGAATGTGGTGTCTCTCCGGTGTGCAGCCGAGTATCTTCAAATGAATGAAGAGTACGGGGATGGGAATCTCATTGCACAGACGGAGGCGTTTCTTGTCGAGGTTTTTGGCAGTTGGACCGACACGATAAACGCTCTTGAAACATGTGAAGAAGTTTTACCTCATGCAGAGGAGCTTCACATTGTATCGAGATGCATAAACTCGTTGGCGATGAAGGCTTGTGCAGATCCGAAGTTGTTCAATTGGCCAGCCGCTGGGTGTAGTGAGGCCGGGAAAGCGACAGGTACGGTATTGTGGAATGGGATATGTACTAGCACAAAGCCTCAGCCCATGAGTGATGATTGGTGGTACGAGGATGTTTCTTTTCTGAGTTTGCATCTTTATAAACGGTTGATCCAAGCTGTTGAAGCAGGAGGAATGAGGCCCGAAAATATAGCCGGAGCTATTGTGTTCTATGCGAAAAAATATGTTCCTCAGATGAACAGGCAATCGAGCTTCAAGAACTTGAACTCGGGCTCGACGATCTCTGTCCCTTCTGAGGCAGATCAAAGGACACTGCTTGAAGAGATAGTGGAGTTACTTCCAAATCAGAAAGGAGTCGTACATACTAGATTCCTTCTTAGGCTGCTCCACACAGCTATGGTCTTGCAATCGAGTCCATCTTGCCGAGAAAATCTGGAGAGAAGAGTAGGTTTGCAACTAGACCAAGCGGCACTCGAAGATCTATTGATACCGAATATGGGCTATTCCGTGGAAACCATGTATGATATGGACTGTTTTAGTAGGATTCTTGGTCATTTCATGTCAATGGAACAGGCTTCAGCTTCTGCTTCTCCATGTATTGTTGAAGAAAGTCAGATAATGGACGGGACTCATTCTTTGGCGTCGATTACGATGGTGGCTAATCTCGTGGATGCATATTTGGCCGATGTGGCACCAGATGTTAATTTGAAGCTCCAGAAGTTTCAATCCCTTGCTGCCGCAGTTCCTGATTATGCCAGACCGATTTCTGATGGTATTTATCGTGCCATCGACATATATCTTAAG GCACATCCTTGGCTGACGGACTCAGAAAGAGAGCAAATCTGCCGACTGATGAATTGCCAAAAACTTTCATTGGAGGCTAGCACTCATGCTGCGCAAAATGAGAGGCTGCCCCTTCGAGTGATCGTTCAAGTCTTGTTCTTCGAACAACTGAGGTTAAGGACGTCAATTTCTGGCTGGTTCTTTGTTTCGGACAATCTTGAGAACTCTCAGAACCCAAGTTCTGTTGTCTCAGCATCCAAGAACGGCGGTTGCCACCAAAGGGTTGTCTCCCGCGGCAGAGTATCATGTGCGGAAGATATGAAGGAACGCATTTCTGATCTTGAGAAGGAGTGCCAAAGCATGCGGGAAGAGTTTCACAAGCTGGTTAGGGCAAAGAGAGGTTGGAGCTTTTTTTGCAAGAGAAGATCTCATCCATGCAATTCGAAGTCGTCCAAGCATTGCAGCATTAAGGCGGAACCACCATTTGTGAAGGAGGATCAGTATCATGCTAATAATCATGCCGAAAACAAGGGTCCAGGATGTTAA
- the LOC140971184 gene encoding gamma-tocopherol methyltransferase, chloroplastic isoform X2: MGSCAECSTWVYGGQLTNGCPPVYTSSSHIVVLKFAGLVGHNRKISSLKIGGRRRRRMIVNAAAATEKLQNGIAELYDESSGIWEDIWGDHMHHGFYDPGSDVSESDHRLAQIRMIEESLRFASVSDNSLQKPRKIVDVGCGIGGSSRYLARKYEAECLGITLSPVQAQRAQALAAAQGLVGKVSFQVADALNQPFPDGKFDLVWSMESGEHMPDKAKFVNELARVAAPGGTIIIITWCHRDLSPSEESLTPQETALLNKICDAYYLPAWFSIADYIKLLQSLSLEDIKAADWSEFVAPFWPAVIRSALTWRGITSLLRSGWKTMKGALAMPLMVEGYKKGLIKFAIITCRKPAS, translated from the exons ATGGGTAGCTGTGCAGAGTGCAGCACGTGGGTGTATGGCGGGCAGCTGACGAATGGTTGCCCACCAGTGTACACGAGCAGCTCCCATATAGTGGTCCTGAAATTCGCGGGGCTAGTTGGTCACAATAGGAAGATATCATCGCTGAAGATTGGCGGCAGGAGGCGGAGAAGAATGATCGTGAACGCGGCGGCGGCGACGGAGAAGCTGCAGAATGGGATAGCGGAGTTGTACGACGAATCTTCGGGAATCTGGGAGGACATATGGGGGGACCACATGCACCACGGATTCTACGACCCGGGATCCGATGTCTCGGAATCGGACCACCGGTTGGCTCAAATCCGGATGATCGAGGAGTCGCTGCGCTTCGCCTCAGTTTCGG ATAATTCATTGcaaaaaccaagaaaaattGTTGATGTGGGATGTGGAATAGGAGGCAGTTCAAGGTACTTGGCAAGAAAATATGAGGCCGAATGCCTAGGCATCACCCTTAGCCCTGTGCAGGCACAGAGGGCTCAAGCACTTGCGGCTGCTCAAGGATTAGTTGGCAAG gtTTCATTTCAAGTTGCGGATGCGTTGAATCAGCCATTTCCAGATGGCAAATTCGATTTGGTTTGGTCCATGGAGAGTGGGGAACATATGCCCGACAAAGCAAAG TTCGTTAATGAGCTTGCTCGGGTGGCTGCCCCTGGAGGAACCATAATCATAATCACATGGTGTCATAGGGATCTGTCTCCTTCCGAAGAATCCCTGACTCCACAGGAGACTGCACTACTAAACAAGATATGTGATGCTTACTACCTCCCGGCATGGTTCTCTATTGCTGATTACATAAAATTACTTCAATCCCTCTCCCTCGAG GATATTAAGGCTGCAGACTGGTCTGAGTTTGTTGCTCCATTCTGGCCAGCGGTGATAAGATCAGCATTGACATGGAGAGGCATCACTTCTTTGTTAAGAAGTG GGTGGAAGACGATGAAGGGAGCGTTGGCCATGCCGTTGATGGTGGAAGGATACAAGAAGGGCCTGATCAAATTCGCCATTATCACTTGTCGAAAACCGGCATCATAA
- the LOC140961014 gene encoding cytokinin riboside 5'-monophosphate phosphoribohydrolase LOG3-like, with the protein MERENEGKASKFKRVCVFCGSSQGKKTSYRESAIELGKVLVSKNIDLVYGGGSIGLMGLVSQAVHDGGRHVIGVIPKTLMPRELTGVTVGEVKAVADMHQRKAEMARHSDAFIALPGGYGTLEELLEVITWAQLGIHDKPVGLLNVDGYYNSLLSFVDKAVEEGFVSPNARHIIVSAPTPKELVRRLEEYVPCHERVASKVSWEMEQLGYTHDHDISR; encoded by the exons ATGGAGAGAGAGAACGAAGGAAAAGCATCGAAATTCAAGAGAGTTTGTGTCTTTTGTGGGAGTAGTCAAGGCAAGAAAACCAGCTATCGAGAATCCGCCATTGAGCTTGGCAAAGTTTTG GTTTCTAAGAACATTGATTTGGTGTATGGAGGGGGCAGCATAGGCCTAATGGGATTGGTCTCACAAGCTGTTCACGATGGTGGTCGCCACGTAATCGG CGTGATTCCCAAGACTCTCATGCCCCGAGAG TTAACTGGTGTAACAGTAGGGGAAGTGAAGGCAGTGGCAGATATGCACCAAAGGAAAGCTGAGATGGCTAGGCATTCAGATGCCTTTATTGCCTTACCAG GTGGTTATGGAACTTTGGAGGAACTACTTGAAGTGATAACGTGGGCTCAGCTGGGAATCCACGATAAACCG GTAGGATTGCTGAATGTGGATGGATACTATAACTCATTGCTGTCATTCGTCGACAAAGCAGTAGAGGAAGGCTTCGTTAGTCCAAATGCTCGTCATATCATTGTGTCTGCACCAACTCCAAAGGAGCTGGTTAGAAGATTGGAG GAGTACGTGCCTTGCCATGAAAGAGTTGCTTCAAAAGTGAGTTGGGAGATGGAGCAGCTCGGCTACACCCATGATCACGATATTTCGAGGTGA